The Podarcis muralis chromosome Z, rPodMur119.hap1.1, whole genome shotgun sequence DNA segment CCGTATGTACACTTAAAGGCTAGCAGACATGTTTCAAAGGGGAAATGATAGGGAAGGAATAGAGAAAAAGCAAATTCAGGTATTAGTTCTTCATAGTTGCATAACTGTTCCATAAACAAATGAAACAGCCACTGAAAGAGAGTTAtcagagaggaggagccaaaagaCAGTCACAGCAGAGATGATGAGGTGGGCCTTCCTGTCTTCTCCCTTACAAATCAAGTGTATAATGTATCTTACTGACATCCATAAATCACATGTGTGCATATAGACAGAGTTTTTAAGGTATCAAACAGCACTTCAGCTCTGGTTCTTGATAGGATGCAATTAAACACTAAGTTCATTAATTTATTTACAGTGAATAACAAAACAGATTAATTCCTTATggcaaaatgtacagtggtacctcgggttaagaacttaattcgttccggaggtccattcttaacctgaaactgttcttaacctgaagaccactttagctaatagggcttcccgctgccgccgcgccgccggagctggagcatgatttctattctcatcctgaagcaaagttcttaacccgaggtactatttctgggttagtggagtctgtaacatgaagcgtctgtaacctgaagtgcatgtaacccaaggtaccactgtattggtttctgCCTTCTTGAGCTGTTCAGATATGACTCAACAGCGTGCTGTAGCTCAGTTGGCAGTTATTGAACCCTGGAGAATTGTACCAATcactgtagacaatgctgagctagatgaacgaATGTTTTGActatgtataaggcagcttcctatgttgcttcTAATGCCTTAATAAATTGGTTGGTCTTTAAGGGTGCCACAAGACCCTTAGTTGGTTTTGGTGGAGTGTGGGAAGCAGATGGGAGAAATACTTATCTGTTTGGATGGATTAGTTCAGTACAGGCAATACTTGTGCTTTGTAGGAAGAAATAAGTCAATGAACTTGATTGCATCCTAGTCAAATATGTAAATTATTACAGAGCGGCTAGTGTTGGCATGGATTTGGGGCAGGGTTGACCAATCAGCATCCTTCTCAGCCCTCACTTTGGTGTctgaagtctctctctctttttcttataGGGACGTTTCCTGTGGATCTCACCAAAACACGGCTTCAAGTCCAAGGCCAAAGCATTGATGCCCGTTTCCGAGAGATCAAGTATCGGGGCATGTTCCATGCCTTGTTTCGTATCTCCAAGGAAGAAGGCATTCTTGCACTCTACTCTGGGTAAAGCGCTGTCCTTTATGTACAGTAACCACACAATGCTTGAGGCATCTTCCCCATCCTTTAAATTGAGGGTTCAGAACCTGTAGATAGCAAGAGTCAAAACTGTATACTGTAATTGGAATGCTAGGGGAACTCAGCCAAAAAACCCCAAGGAGGAGTGATGCTCCTGCTTTGCTGAGTGAAACTTAACTGTCTTCTTCCCCCACCACAGGATCGCTCCAGCCTTGTTAAGACAAGCATCTTATGGCACAATAAAGATTGGTATATACCAGACTTTGAAGCGACTTTTTGTGGATCGATTAGAAGGTTAGTTTGCCAAGAAAACAGTGTGTGCCTTTTTTCCTTAATCTATAGGGCCATGTATATTGATGATGCCATACTATAAATAATTTATCTGGTTTGGGCTTCCTCTTTTATGTCTCTGGCCTCAAATCCCTAAGGTGGACAAAAGGGCTGCATCAATCCACTTCAAATAGATGATGGAACTGCACCCAAAGGTGTTCTAGAAAGACTCAACATATTTCAAGTTATAAAGTTTACTCCTCAGGAGTAGCTTTATTTTTTACTTCTCTTCTTTCAAGAGAGAATGAGCCACATTTCTCTCCACTTCATTTGCTGTCTTTGACATTTTCTACAGCATCTTTGGATGCAATTGCTCTTGTCGGTCATAAttcacgttttttaaaaaagttctcacTTAATGTTtgtttatcagtggctactgTATGAGATTGGGCCCTTTGGTGTAGGTATACTAAGCTAAGCATGCAGGGATGGTTgtattacatacatacataatttcatTTGTATGCCGTCTTTCCACTGTTCAGGCCATGCTCAAGctggcttacaatatgaaaaaatACAAAACTGCAACATTACGAAAGTagtaataaacaaaaaaataaaaccaaactgaacactttccacataaatcacaagatgtAAAATAaagatacccccccccaaaaaaacccccaccccaagcaACACCCCAGCCTGAGATCTgttcagcagcttcagcttttgtagctggagtcagttagGACCTGGGAGTCCCAGACCGGGTGGAAAAagcttgcaaggcagggagcaggtctttcaGGTCTCACAACAATATAAGCATGTGAAAGGGCTCATGTATACATGGACTAATCCCACCCTCTGGATACGGGCATGCATGGTTGACATGCACTACTACCACAGCCAATGCACAACTGACATCAGTCTGAAAGGACTTCTGTGCATACATTTATGCACACACATAGATGCACTACAAATAGCACCTGCTATTCCTGGAGTCTGGCAAAACTGGAGTGATACTTGAGTGTTGGGGGAAGAGATGCTTTTTACTGGAGGTAGGTGAGGTATTGTAGCCAGTCATGCTGTGATTTTCATTCAAACAACTGGCTGTTACTTAGCTTCATCTTGGTCCATTTCCTGGCAGCCTCTCTAGTACTTCCTGCAATTCAGAATCAAGTTCCTGGGCAGCACTGTCCTCTTGCTTTCCTTTTGGAAGCTTGGAGCttggtactgttgttgttgtggacTCTGATTAAGCTGGTAGCCCTGCCACTCCTGGGCTCCTGATGGAGAAAGCATAGCATAGCTTGAGTTCCTCTAGTACTTGCAACTGTAGAATGTAACATAACTTACTAGAATCCAGCAACATGCCTCCTTGTCTCTTGGCTGCCCAACACAGTTGCCTCTGTCTATGCCTGCCACATGTGGTGTGTCATGGTCTCTCTGCTTCTGGGTACTATATCCTAAATATTTGTTTCCCTTCAGGCCCCACGCAGCTGTTGACCCGGTCTCCTTTGGAGAGCGCTGCGGTCAGTACCACTGCCCTTCCCAGCATTAACTCTGCTCTAACTCTTGGCTTTTACTTTCTGAACTAATGATCTAATCTCCttggctggggtttttttggtcttGGGGATGGCTCTTCTAGGTTTTGGTAgaatcctccccacccccaccatcaaAATTCTTTGAACATTGCCCCTATGGGATTGGATGACATTTCTTTAGACAGATAACTGTCCCAAAGAGCAGGTTAACTGGTAGTGTGCTCCTGTGCTCTCATTGGTCAAGCTGCAGAAGTACTTTCATTAAAAACCAGAAGTGTCACAAGGCTGTTCTTGGTGCCATAGgcccaaaagaaaaaaagctggaACACTTGGTCTTTATGTAGCATTACATCTTTGTtgtatttgtttttcttcctaaaaTACTCTCTTGCTCTCCCTCCTTTGGGGTCCATTCTGGGGTTATAACTTCCTCTCCAAACTCCTTCCTGTTTGCAGATGAAACATTACTACTAAATGTTATATGTGGAGTTGTGTCAGGGGTGATCTCCTCTGCGCTGGCAAATCCAACAGATGTACTGAAGGTAAGAGGGACCTGCCTTTGTGTATATACTTGCTGCTTCCATATGTTATCTCCTTTGGTCCTTAGCCTGTGGAGATGCTGTTATTTTGCTTCTACAATCCATAGCACTGCCATAGGTGCTGCTCCATGTTTGTCATACTTTTTGACCACACACGCAGCAACAAAGGGAAGAGACCGAATACAGTTACACATTAGTGTAACTTAGTTTCACTTTTAAATTAGACACGTGAAGACCAGTAGTCCTCAGCCTCTTTTGATGAGCTTTTAACTACAGCCTGTTATCTTGTTCTAAGAATATTAATGAATTTTTGTATTTAAGATGACGATGGATCCATGCATATTTGGTTTTAATTTGTTTGGGGATTTTTCAGtatgttttatcatttttatttgtatactgcttggAGTATTTCTGATCAAGCAgtttacagccataccttgggttacagatgcttcaggttgtgtgatttcgggttgtgcaccacgccgaacccggaagtaccagaacaggttacttccaggtttcggtgcatgcgcagaagcgctaaatcacactttgtgcatgcgcagaagcgccaaatcgcaaccgaCACGGTGCTGCGGATTGCGAACTTGCTTCCCACACAgctcacgttcgcaacccgagcgtccactgtatatactttaaatacagtaagcccacaatttacACGGTGGCTACATTCCAGGGATCAcccctaaagccaaaatcacgtaTAGTCAAaagccattgagttcagtgggtggCCATGATTGCCAAAGTTAATTTCCCCAGAACACCACCCCCTTTCCACCTCTTTTTAATTCTTAAAATATTACtttgcacataaagctgaatgtggacAAGTTAAATGcgcataagttgcaggcttattGTAAAACTCATTTTAACCCCCTGCAAGTTATATTTGGCTGTCTTCCTGCTTCTTTCTGTCTTGGGTGATCAGAAGCAAAGGAGGACAGCAGTGGTACCTGTACAGAAGAGGTAATTTAAGCAGGTGCTGCTGATATCTGAGGGATGAGAAAACCCACACAATGGTTTAACAGTAGAGGAGGATTGCATTCCTTGCATCTGGtcacattttctctctcaaaCCTCTTCCAACCTtaagcacacatacacaaaaagttTGTGGTGGTAATACCATATTAGTTTATAGCATGACCCACCCATAGGCCCTGACTCACTAGTTCAAGACCAGCCATATACAACAAATGGTTTTGATACCATGCTAGACAGCTGCTTCATTCTTAGATTCTTGGGTTTATAAGCAGTTTACTTTGGATAGCAGCTCATTCATTACTTTATCGGGAATGTTGATTCATTTCTCTAATTGGGAAGTCTCTTGCTCGTCCGTCTCTTTTAGATCCGAATGCAGGCTCAGGGCAGTCTGTTCCAAGGAGGAATGATAGGAAGCTTCATAGACATCTACCAGCAGGAAGGCACGCGGGGGCTATGGAGAGTAAGTGCTTTTTtgtactctttctttctttctttctttccctccttctccacCAACTACTTTTCATTGTAGTGCTAGCATCCCATCCAtccatcattttctttttaaaagattcttcagagaacaaactttttgtaGTGAGACTTATCAAGGATAATATGAATTTCTGCATTTTGGTTTCCTAACTTATGTAAAAACCACATTGTTTTGGTATAGTGAGTGTGCTGCAGATTGAATTGGCTAATATTCCTAGTTTGCCTTAGTACCAGCATGTATTCCTTAAGTACAGTGCTCAAATTACTGGTGTGCAGAGGTGACCTTGCCCGGTACTTTTTCAGATATCCCCATTGTCTACTATTTAGAGAGATTATTGAGGGAAGCCTGATTTTGCTACAGTTAAAGAGGGGTCGGGGGTAAGTTGCACCCCAACTCTTCTGCCATAGTTTGAGAAGTGACCAGGGTTCTTCCTGTGGTTGTCTTAAGGCATGGGTCGGGAAACTAAGGcacgggggccggatccggcctgcagatggtcagAGAATCACTGTGGGGATTCTGATCGTTCGGGCTGTGCCAttcttccccccccacacacacacacactgtggcagcggcacctcttccctccctcctcgtggcttctccctgccctgcctagagaaggaagggggctgggctttgttgagccaCAGTTGGCtgagtgccattttaagcagcccccgCCCCCGAGCCAGCCCTTCCACTTCGCTCATTGTCCCTCcactgccagcccctgccgctcgcaaggcacagataagcagccactggggctcgtccagtgctgtggagaagggaggggagagtcggtgaggggggatccccccccccaatatagtctggccccccacaaggtctgagggatggtggaccagccccctgtggaaaaagtttgctgacccctgtcttaaggCTATCTTTGTTCTGGATGCCACCTTAGCATGAGAGAACATGGAATGTGATAACATGTTTTTGTGCTGGATAAATGCTTTCTGCTCCATAACAAATAGTATTTATATCCCCATACATCCAAGTTCTCAAGGTGGTCCACATCAAGGTtaagaataaattaaaaatacatacaaCAAAGCAATGCAACAACAAAACCACCCAgattattataaaattattataaaactGTATGCATGTCTAGCAAAGCACTGGAATGAAAGGATAATGAACTTGACCTAATCCTTACTTTTGCCTTCCCCTTCTTTAGCTATTGAACCTGCTTGGGGGGAAATTCTCTGCAGAATCTTAATTTGTCCAGTTCATGAGGTGGATTCAATagcttgcttgccttttctgagtgggggggaggcagcaactGGGATCATGGTTGCAAACACCTTGGGTTTGTAGAGTTAAACCAGTTTAATATAATATAGCCACAAAGTGGGATCCAATACTGCATTCTTCCCTAATTCAGTTCCCCAGCTCTGACCTAAGCAAGCAAATACCAAGATGCAACTTCTTGGAAGGAGGGGGACTAAAAGGAAAGAACATTAAGTAATATAAAGAAATCAGTGTGCTGTATTCTAGTCAAATTTTGTTTTCTATTGCAGAGTTAAGGATAGTACAGGAAACTATCTTTTCTAAGGATAGCAAATGTTATTATGCCCAGGATACTTTGGCAGGCCTTAATAGCCAATGAGCCTTCCTTTTCCAAAAGATTATGCAGGCTGCAAACGTCAAGGTATTTGGGAGTGGAGATGCATGGGAGTTACTAGATTGAGGGTCTCTGGTGGCAGCACTATTAACTTTCAGTCTTTTTATTTGACAGGGTGTTGTCCCTACTGCTCAGAGAGCTGCCATAGTGGTGGGAGTCGAATTGCCAGTCTATGACATCACCAAGAAGCACTTGATCCTTTCAGGACTTGTGGGGGACACAATCCTTGCCCACTTCATGTAATTATTGACCAGTTTTGCATGTATAAAATGAATGTAAACATAGTGCTGTGGTGGGCAGATCACCTCTACCTACCGTCAGATCAATTTTCTGATGAGCAGAGGTGATGATAACACTTTCTCCAAGGCTGGTCTGCATGAATCAGCTGAGGATATGagctctgtgtgtgagagggagaggggagagcagTATTGTGTGGGTCGTCACACCTGTTGATGGCATGCAGCTCCTGGAAGATTTGTCAAaggtgaatgtggcccttggacttTACACTTCTGTGCTGAAGTTTCTCATTTCCACTGCCTGAGGAGtaggtatttttttaatgtttgtgtcATGGAAGTACCAATCTAACATAAACACAAATAAATTAAGAACAGTTACTAAATCATCTGTAGGCACCTAACACTCAATTCTGGCAGGCACCTCCTCTTTCTTATTCTCAGCACTGAGACTTGCCACTTttcagaagaggaaggggaagtaaaAAGAGAAAACGCCCCTTCGCTCACTTCATGCTGGAAATGAGAGGCAAGCCCTGCCCTTCTCTTGAGTCCTCAAGCACATACAGAGATCTCTGGAAGAGAAAGGGCCTCATCTCTAACTTCTTACCAGATTCTAGTCAGGAGCAGTCAGGACAGATCTTCACTGCTTCTAACTTTTACCAAAGCCAGTGCCAACTAATCCTGGCCCTACTTTGAGTTGTCTGGGTACACCGGAAGATTTAGGGGAGAGGGGCTGGTGGTAACCAGAAAAAATGGTTCCTGTGCACATCACCTCCATTATGTCAGTCTTGTTTCTAGAAGCAGTATATTAAGAATGGGAGGAATCTACAACCCCGAATTGTTTCCCCTGGAGTGCAAAAAGTAACCTCGTGTATTCTTCTCTATTTAGTTCCAGTTTTACATGTGGGCTGGCTGGTGCCGTTGCTTCAAATCCAGTAGATGTGGTGCGGACGCGTATGATGAATCAAAGGGCCATTGTGGGGACCGTTGACCTCTACAGGGGTACACTGGATGGTCTGTTAAAGGTAAGGTTTGTAACGAAGTCACTTTTGGGTCTTGAAATGTCAGGGACAAAATGGAAGATGGGTTAAAATCCTAAAAGTCCTTTGAAGTTGctcatacaacattaaaataattcagTGATGTGTGTATGGCACGTGAAGTTTCTCCAAAAGCTAATTAAGATCCTCGTGTTATGCCATTCGTTCACAGTTTGTAGAAGCAGCCTCTTTCAATTAGCCCCTTTCTTCtttactactttttaaaaataaaataaataaatacaaactgaTCAGTGATTTGGTGTGTATATAGGGATTGCACTTTTTCCAAGACAAGGATAAATGACAAATCTACTGGGAACTTCTTGTGCCTTCTAAATGAAGGAGActtgcacacaaacacatgtcTGTGTATTCCTGGTAATTCTTGTGCCTGCCTCCAAAGCTAGCCATTGGGATTTTGCCTGCAGTTAAAACACTAGAAAGAGCAAAGGCATGTAATGAGCAGCTGGAGGAGATAGCgggtacctgtggccctccagatgttgctgggcaaaaagtcccatcatccctgacccattgGACATTCTGCCTATGAATGATGAGAGCTGGACTTCAACAACACTTGGAGAGCTACAAGTTCCCTTCCTCTGAACTAGAGGTTATCTAGAGACTGAATATCCATATAGCTGCAGGCCTTTGAGAGAACTGGTAGGTTGATCACAGTGGGTCCTGAAAATTTTCTGTCTCCTTCCCAGACATGGAAAAGTGAGGGCTTCTTCGCGCTTTACAAAGGATTCTGGCCAAATTGGTTGCGGCTTGGCCCCTGGAACATAATTGTATCCTTTAATGTGTGTGACCTTGGTGGGAAAGGAAAGTCGAAGAGAGTTCTCAAAGCAATTATCCCATAGTATTCTTTCTGGAGTTAGATATTAGATCACAGCTAGACAGATCTTACAACAATCCAACAATGATGTATTCTCATATCACTTTCAAC contains these protein-coding regions:
- the SLC25A14 gene encoding brain mitochondrial carrier protein 1 isoform X1, encoding MSVLSWKPFVYGGLASLVAEFGTFPVDLTKTRLQVQGQSIDARFREIKYRGMFHALFRISKEEGILALYSGIAPALLRQASYGTIKIGIYQTLKRLFVDRLEDETLLLNVICGVVSGVISSALANPTDVLKIRMQAQGSLFQGGMIGSFIDIYQQEGTRGLWRGVVPTAQRAAIVVGVELPVYDITKKHLILSGLVGDTILAHFISSFTCGLAGAVASNPVDVVRTRMMNQRAIVGTVDLYRGTLDGLLKTWKSEGFFALYKGFWPNWLRLGPWNIIFFITYEQLKRLPF
- the SLC25A14 gene encoding brain mitochondrial carrier protein 1 isoform X2, encoding MSVLSWKPFVYGGLASLVAEFGTFPVDLTKTRLQVQGQSIDARFREIKYRGMFHALFRISKEEGILALYSGPHAAVDPVSFGERCDETLLLNVICGVVSGVISSALANPTDVLKIRMQAQGSLFQGGMIGSFIDIYQQEGTRGLWRGVVPTAQRAAIVVGVELPVYDITKKHLILSGLVGDTILAHFISSFTCGLAGAVASNPVDVVRTRMMNQRAIVGTVDLYRGTLDGLLKTWKSEGFFALYKGFWPNWLRLGPWNIIFFITYEQLKRLPF
- the SLC25A14 gene encoding brain mitochondrial carrier protein 1 isoform X3, with the protein product MFHALFRISKEEGILALYSGIAPALLRQASYGTIKIGIYQTLKRLFVDRLEDETLLLNVICGVVSGVISSALANPTDVLKIRMQAQGSLFQGGMIGSFIDIYQQEGTRGLWRGVVPTAQRAAIVVGVELPVYDITKKHLILSGLVGDTILAHFISSFTCGLAGAVASNPVDVVRTRMMNQRAIVGTVDLYRGTLDGLLKTWKSEGFFALYKGFWPNWLRLGPWNIIFFITYEQLKRLPF